In Stieleria varia, one genomic interval encodes:
- the cpaB gene encoding Flp pilus assembly protein CpaB, which translates to MRNKTLFLLIACVCGTVAAIGASQYMQANNGASTVAMVDIFVTTQAVEEQEEITADKLRLEQWPADRVPAGASSDLKSFEGRFARQPLYAGEPVLDIKLMNDKQDIIVPRGYRVVSMPADRNGTVNLVRQGDRVDVRGFFEQGDTFAQDTSLVVLSGVKVFGIDGKTKFDPDEKRTGTAKNIQLLIRQSDEDAWSFAQQYGEISLSLGSPSADEADIADGEASPTAKKFLNDLREYRQERERQRQLALAEQTKEDAPAKVAAKPAKKQEYEFKITKLGPDGRMQEYGFLPGESIPVLLNDTRMTDSTEEPQTSDTTSQGATDSGQDFDLTGQDSPFFAPQSGAERTAY; encoded by the coding sequence ATGCGAAACAAAACACTATTCCTCCTTATCGCGTGCGTGTGCGGCACCGTCGCGGCGATCGGCGCCAGTCAGTACATGCAGGCAAACAATGGAGCCTCAACCGTTGCAATGGTTGATATCTTTGTGACCACGCAAGCGGTCGAAGAACAAGAAGAAATCACAGCCGACAAGCTGCGTTTAGAGCAGTGGCCTGCCGACCGGGTTCCCGCTGGTGCATCGAGCGATTTGAAATCGTTTGAAGGACGCTTTGCACGCCAGCCGCTTTACGCCGGCGAACCAGTCCTCGACATCAAGCTGATGAATGACAAGCAAGACATCATCGTGCCTCGTGGCTACCGAGTGGTATCAATGCCCGCCGACCGAAACGGCACGGTCAATCTGGTCCGTCAAGGCGACCGCGTCGACGTCCGTGGCTTCTTTGAGCAAGGCGACACGTTTGCCCAAGACACTTCCTTGGTTGTACTTTCCGGCGTCAAAGTCTTTGGCATCGATGGAAAAACCAAGTTCGATCCAGATGAAAAGCGGACGGGTACTGCAAAGAACATTCAATTGTTGATCCGCCAGTCCGACGAAGATGCGTGGTCCTTTGCTCAGCAGTACGGCGAAATTTCGCTATCATTGGGCAGCCCCTCCGCTGACGAAGCGGATATCGCGGACGGCGAAGCGAGTCCGACTGCAAAGAAATTCTTGAATGATTTGCGGGAATACCGACAAGAGCGTGAGCGTCAGCGTCAATTGGCGTTGGCCGAGCAAACGAAAGAAGACGCTCCGGCGAAAGTGGCCGCAAAACCGGCAAAGAAACAAGAATACGAGTTCAAGATCACAAAGCTTGGCCCCGATGGCCGCATGCAAGAGTATGGTTTTCTGCCCGGAGAATCGATCCCTGTGCTATTAAACGATACCCGCATGACGGACTCAACCGAAGAACCCCAAACGTCCGATACTACCAGTCAGGGCGCTACAGACTCGGGCCAGGACTTTGACCTGACAGGACAAGACAGCCCGTTTTTCGCACCTCAGTCGGGTGCTGAACGTACTGCCTACTGA
- a CDS encoding Flp family type IVb pilin, with amino-acid sequence MKKFATSLVEFLKEEDGPTAVEYAVMLALIVVVCLAAVGTIGTNAKGKFEEVGTAIGN; translated from the coding sequence ATGAAAAAGTTTGCAACCAGCCTTGTTGAGTTCTTGAAGGAAGAAGATGGACCGACCGCCGTTGAGTACGCCGTTATGTTGGCGTTGATCGTCGTCGTGTGTCTTGCCGCCGTCGGAACCATCGGTACCAACGCAAAAGGCAAGTTCGAAGAAGTCGGTACCGCTATCGGTAACTGA
- a CDS encoding SGNH/GDSL hydrolase family protein, whose product MKRMLAARVCPVIMCLLCVSFVTTSACLAQDQDAPKKAQRKPAAARVNPAYEAPDVVEGLPHVLLIGDSISIGYMLDVREALKGTANVWRPPTNCGPTTNGVQNLDKWLGDRKWDVIHFNFGLHDLKYMGPKGENLASPTAPDSHQQVSLEDYGKNIRTIAERLKKAGRVVIWRETTPVPQGAAGRVPGDSAKYNAMAAKVIAEVGGIETDPMFSFAKEIESTQRPANVHYTAEGSKKLGQHVAELIRKHL is encoded by the coding sequence ATGAAACGTATGTTGGCAGCGAGAGTTTGTCCGGTGATCATGTGTCTGCTGTGCGTGTCGTTCGTGACCACGTCCGCATGTTTGGCCCAGGACCAAGATGCACCCAAGAAAGCACAACGTAAACCAGCCGCAGCCCGGGTCAATCCCGCATACGAAGCACCGGATGTCGTGGAGGGACTACCCCACGTGCTGCTGATCGGCGACTCCATCTCCATCGGATACATGCTGGATGTACGCGAAGCATTAAAAGGCACCGCGAATGTTTGGCGACCGCCCACCAATTGCGGGCCGACGACCAACGGCGTTCAGAACCTGGACAAGTGGCTTGGTGACCGAAAATGGGATGTCATCCATTTTAACTTTGGGTTGCACGATCTGAAGTACATGGGGCCCAAGGGCGAGAATCTCGCATCCCCCACGGCTCCCGATAGTCACCAGCAAGTCTCCCTCGAGGACTATGGCAAGAACATCCGAACGATCGCCGAGCGTCTCAAAAAGGCCGGGCGTGTTGTCATTTGGCGAGAGACGACTCCGGTTCCGCAAGGCGCCGCCGGACGAGTTCCCGGGGATTCGGCCAAGTACAACGCGATGGCAGCGAAGGTCATAGCGGAAGTCGGTGGGATCGAAACCGATCCCATGTTCAGCTTTGCCAAAGAGATCGAAAGCACGCAACGACCGGCGAACGTTCACTACACCGCAGAGGGATCCAAAAAGCTCGGCCAGCATGTAGCGGAACTGATCCGCAAACACCTTTAG
- a CDS encoding A24 family peptidase, which produces MDMLIDAISENWLIWFVTIVLIVAAIIDGAILKVPNWLTFPFIASGLVYWTIQGGVNGLAWSFAGMAVGTVLLLVLRNVGGMGAGDVKLLAGVGAWVGTLVTLKVFAATAIVGGIMAMVMILRSGNWFKHYAMARQILDEWRNVRNPSKLSKIARERKPTMTLLPYGIPMAIGAVIYFATARMLI; this is translated from the coding sequence ATGGACATGTTGATCGACGCCATCAGCGAGAATTGGCTCATCTGGTTTGTCACCATCGTTTTGATCGTCGCCGCGATCATCGACGGCGCCATTTTGAAGGTTCCTAACTGGCTGACCTTTCCATTCATTGCTAGCGGATTGGTCTACTGGACGATCCAGGGCGGAGTGAACGGCCTCGCCTGGAGTTTCGCCGGGATGGCAGTCGGCACAGTTCTGTTGCTCGTGCTGCGAAACGTTGGCGGAATGGGAGCCGGCGACGTGAAATTGCTCGCGGGTGTCGGAGCATGGGTGGGCACTTTGGTGACACTCAAAGTATTCGCTGCCACGGCAATCGTAGGTGGAATCATGGCGATGGTCATGATTTTGCGTAGCGGAAACTGGTTCAAACACTACGCGATGGCCCGTCAAATTCTGGATGAGTGGCGCAACGTCCGTAACCCATCCAAGCTTTCTAAAATCGCTCGGGAACGCAAGCCAACGATGACGCTGCTGCCCTACGGAATTCCGATGGCTATCGGAGCAGTGATCTACTTTGCAACCGCACGAATGCTGATCTGA
- a CDS encoding Flp family type IVb pilin, protein MKKFANSIVEFLKEEDGPTAVEYAVMLALIVVVCLAAVGTIGTNAKGKFEEVGTAIGN, encoded by the coding sequence ATGAAAAAGTTCGCTAATAGCATCGTTGAGTTTTTGAAAGAAGAAGACGGACCAACCGCAGTTGAGTACGCCGTCATGTTGGCTTTGATCGTCGTTGTCTGCTTGGCTGCCGTCGGCACCATCGGAACCAACGCCAAAGGCAAGTTCGAAGAAGTCGGCACCGCAATCGGTAACTGA